A genome region from Gadus chalcogrammus isolate NIFS_2021 chromosome 7, NIFS_Gcha_1.0, whole genome shotgun sequence includes the following:
- the igsf5a gene encoding immunoglobulin superfamily member 5 isoform X1 produces the protein MDAMYKYMLAFLLLFGSGVGAQLSLDPLSAAVLRGSNVSFKANVTAEWKVMTWDVGKLLVLTILSTDGVIESLPRYVARNISTGSAGGAWEFSIVDVQKSDSGPVVCTIQGRIGSKTATLQVQERGTITISSGNQTVNQDQQAEFRCELSGWFPAPEVSWLLDGQPASTSLYNTTFQEQGSTFNGTSVLTMKAVRDATVQCRAFLSAATGLQTVYLSVVPTPTDWTVLIAVVLSFSIAALLVLLIILIFFCIRRKKEKEKELREGRLQGRAVAARPRNGTINLGFAMDDRTSTDQGPARTHARMTPSVERDLSQNDDPRIYQIPPVDNPARNGANDFPGGENVMEYRKHRHLTHV, from the exons ATGGACGCTATGTACAAATACATGCTCGCCTTTCTCCTGCTGTTTGGATCTGGAG TGGGGGCGCAGCTTTCCCTGGACCCTCTGAGCGCGGCCGTACTGCGGGGCTCCAACGTGAGCTTTAAAGCCAACGTGACCGCCGAATGGAAGGTCATGACCTGGGACGTCGGCAAACTGCTGGTGTTGACCATCCTCAGCACCGACGGCGTCATAGAGTCCTTGCCGCGTTACGTAGCGCGCAACATCTCCACCGGCAGCGCAGGGGGCGCCTGGGAGTTTAGCATTGTTGACGTCCAGAAGAGCGACAGCGGCCCGGTGGTCTGCACCATCCAGGGCCGCATTGGGTCCAAGACAGCAACGCTTCAGGTGCaag agcGAGGCACAATAACAATTTCGTCCGGGAACCAGACGGTGAACCAGGACCAACAGGCGGAGTTCCGGTGCGAGCTGTCCGGCTGGTTCCCCGCTCCTGAGGTGAGCTGGCTGCTGGACGGTCAGCCGGCCAGCACCAGCCTCTACAACACCACCTTCCAGGAACAGGGGTCAACCTTCAACGGCACCAGCGTACTCACAATGAAGGCGGTCCGGGACGCAACGGTGCAGTGCCGGGCGTTCCTCTCGGCAGCCACCGGCCTGCAAACCGTCTACCTGTCGGTTG TCCCTACGCCAACCGACTGGACCGTCCTCATTGCTGTGGTTTTGTCCTTTTCAATCGCTGCACTACTGGTGTTGCTCATCATACTGATTTTCTTCTGCATCAGACGGAAGAAGGAAAAAG AAAAGGAATTAAG GGAAGGAAGGCTGCAGGGTCGAGCTGTTGCAGCACGCCCCCGAAATGGAACCATTAACCTGGGATTTGCAATGGATGATCGAACAAGTACAGACCAAGGGCctgctcgcacgcacgcac GCATGACTCCAAGTGTTGAAAGGGATCTAAGTCAGAACGACGACCCCCGCATTTATCAG ATTCCTCCGGTTGATAACCCAGCCCGGAACGGAGCCAATGACTTCCCCGGTGGCGAAAATGTCATGGAGTATCGAAAACACAGACACCTCACCCACGTCTGA
- the igsf5a gene encoding immunoglobulin superfamily member 5 isoform X2 codes for MDAMYKYMLAFLLLFGSGVGAQLSLDPLSAAVLRGSNVSFKANVTAEWKVMTWDVGKLLVLTILSTDGVIESLPRYVARNISTGSAGGAWEFSIVDVQKSDSGPVVCTIQGRIGSKTATLQVQERGTITISSGNQTVNQDQQAEFRCELSGWFPAPEVSWLLDGQPASTSLYNTTFQEQGSTFNGTSVLTMKAVRDATVQCRAFLSAATGLQTVYLSVVPTPTDWTVLIAVVLSFSIAALLVLLIILIFFCIRRKKEKEKELREGRLQGRAVAARPRNGTINLGFAMDDRTSMTPSVERDLSQNDDPRIYQIPPVDNPARNGANDFPGGENVMEYRKHRHLTHV; via the exons ATGGACGCTATGTACAAATACATGCTCGCCTTTCTCCTGCTGTTTGGATCTGGAG TGGGGGCGCAGCTTTCCCTGGACCCTCTGAGCGCGGCCGTACTGCGGGGCTCCAACGTGAGCTTTAAAGCCAACGTGACCGCCGAATGGAAGGTCATGACCTGGGACGTCGGCAAACTGCTGGTGTTGACCATCCTCAGCACCGACGGCGTCATAGAGTCCTTGCCGCGTTACGTAGCGCGCAACATCTCCACCGGCAGCGCAGGGGGCGCCTGGGAGTTTAGCATTGTTGACGTCCAGAAGAGCGACAGCGGCCCGGTGGTCTGCACCATCCAGGGCCGCATTGGGTCCAAGACAGCAACGCTTCAGGTGCaag agcGAGGCACAATAACAATTTCGTCCGGGAACCAGACGGTGAACCAGGACCAACAGGCGGAGTTCCGGTGCGAGCTGTCCGGCTGGTTCCCCGCTCCTGAGGTGAGCTGGCTGCTGGACGGTCAGCCGGCCAGCACCAGCCTCTACAACACCACCTTCCAGGAACAGGGGTCAACCTTCAACGGCACCAGCGTACTCACAATGAAGGCGGTCCGGGACGCAACGGTGCAGTGCCGGGCGTTCCTCTCGGCAGCCACCGGCCTGCAAACCGTCTACCTGTCGGTTG TCCCTACGCCAACCGACTGGACCGTCCTCATTGCTGTGGTTTTGTCCTTTTCAATCGCTGCACTACTGGTGTTGCTCATCATACTGATTTTCTTCTGCATCAGACGGAAGAAGGAAAAAG AAAAGGAATTAAG GGAAGGAAGGCTGCAGGGTCGAGCTGTTGCAGCACGCCCCCGAAATGGAACCATTAACCTGGGATTTGCAATGGATGATCGAACAA GCATGACTCCAAGTGTTGAAAGGGATCTAAGTCAGAACGACGACCCCCGCATTTATCAG ATTCCTCCGGTTGATAACCCAGCCCGGAACGGAGCCAATGACTTCCCCGGTGGCGAAAATGTCATGGAGTATCGAAAACACAGACACCTCACCCACGTCTGA
- the hmgn1b gene encoding non-histone chromosomal protein HMG-like, translating into MPKRRMKNDEAEAGDSARRTSSRLKDRAAPAPVVTAEPKQKIKKAPAKPKKAKEVEKPKPEEEAEAPAENGEAKDEAPSTDEDKKKEDAE; encoded by the exons ATGCCGAAAAGGAGGATGAAA AATGATGAAGCTGAAGCCGGTGATTCG GCCAGGAGGACGTCGTCAAGACTAAAGGAC agaGCTGCCCCAGCACCCGTTGTAACAGCAGAGCCCAAGCAAAAGATAAAG AAGGCCCCCGCCAAGCCCAAAAAGgccaaggaggtggagaagccCAAGCCAGAGGAGGAAGCAGAGGCCCCCGCGGAAAATGGCGAGGCCAAGGATGAG GCTCCATCTACAGACGAGGACAAAAAGAAGGAAGATGCAGAGTAG